In Phormidium yuhuli AB48, one genomic interval encodes:
- a CDS encoding ParA family protein, which yields MKVILCTHNSGGVGKTTLAVHLAGYLSEWGEVLLVDCDEQADSWKFFMEKEPGVPVDQGSARGIEVIANPERRSLKKLKVKPNQFDFIVIDIDTVLENTVQVILNAHPDLIFIPLNRSHMYKSIDNLASVLEMVGGIDGNPALPYSVVIVPLGIDKENIERELERIEYHSEQYLVADSMEDLSTTMDKVIYKDRKYIWDCVGLEHNKNYFKYLAFNTSC from the coding sequence ATGAAAGTAATTCTCTGTACCCACAATAGCGGCGGTGTGGGAAAGACAACCCTAGCAGTTCACTTAGCAGGGTACTTATCTGAATGGGGAGAAGTACTTCTCGTAGACTGCGATGAGCAAGCGGATTCCTGGAAGTTTTTCATGGAGAAAGAGCCAGGAGTTCCTGTAGACCAAGGGTCGGCTCGTGGAATAGAAGTCATCGCCAACCCTGAAAGACGCTCCTTGAAAAAACTGAAAGTTAAGCCTAATCAGTTCGATTTTATAGTAATTGATATTGATACTGTATTAGAAAATACAGTTCAGGTCATTTTAAATGCTCATCCAGACTTGATTTTTATCCCCTTGAACCGCTCCCACATGTACAAGTCCATAGACAACTTAGCCTCTGTTCTAGAAATGGTGGGAGGAATAGATGGCAATCCTGCTCTCCCTTATTCAGTCGTCATTGTTCCCCTAGGAATTGACAAAGAAAATATAGAAAGGGAACTTGAACGAATTGAATATCATTCAGAGCAGTATTTGGTGGCTGACTCCATGGAGGACTTGAGTACAACAATGGACAAAGTCATCTATAAGGACAGAAAATATATTTGGGACTGTGTGGGTCTTGAACATAATAAAAACTATTTTAAATACTTGGCGTTTAATACTTCTTGCTAA
- the hflX gene encoding GTPase HflX: protein MDPRKRGKEFINNHIYGDLKGLKPSQLKQLQRLYHQRLPGDRLTTPEFAQRLAAISTDLGKPLSAYLNRRGQVIRVGVGSPRQTQIPPLELPRYGASRLSGIRCIATQLKRNPPGTSTLTAMAIQRLDALICLTLTGSGFQRRGGGETGYVHTAYLAHLVPNSKEAAWTLSEDMTLEAIAQQDFLDLVEALEGEFEREFVGQSVDSDGDRVLLVGLRTQNVSEADFQEHLAEVVRLVDTAGGVVLQTIQQGRSRPHPQTVIGSGKVDELALAVQTVGANLVVFDRDLSPAQVRNLEKRLGVRVVDRTEVILDIFAQRAQSRAGKLQVELAQLEYSLPRLTGQGQNMSRLGGGIGTRGPGETQLETERRAISQRLSRLQREVTNLQAHRARMRQQRQAQEVPSIALVGYTNAGKSTLLNVLANSDIYTADQLFATLDPTTRRLSIQEDVTHVVHNLVLTDTVGFIHELPPALVDAFRATLEEVTEADALLHLVDLSHGAWQNQIHSVMGILSEMPITPGPILLVFNKIDQVDGDTLELAKEEYPQATFISATAGFGLATLRQRLLQLVDYTKH, encoded by the coding sequence GTGGACCCCCGAAAGCGGGGCAAAGAGTTCATTAATAATCACATCTACGGAGACCTCAAAGGACTCAAACCCAGCCAACTCAAACAACTACAACGGCTGTATCACCAGCGGTTACCGGGCGATCGCCTCACCACACCGGAGTTCGCCCAACGCTTGGCGGCCATCAGTACCGACCTCGGAAAACCCCTCTCCGCCTATCTCAACCGTCGTGGCCAAGTGATTCGCGTCGGAGTGGGAAGTCCCCGCCAAACCCAAATCCCCCCCCTGGAACTCCCCCGCTACGGGGCCAGTCGTCTCAGTGGGATTCGCTGCATCGCCACCCAACTGAAACGCAATCCACCAGGAACCTCAACCCTCACCGCTATGGCCATTCAGCGGTTAGATGCCCTCATCTGTCTCACCCTCACGGGGTCCGGCTTTCAGCGACGGGGGGGCGGGGAAACCGGCTATGTCCATACCGCCTATCTGGCCCATCTCGTCCCCAACTCCAAAGAAGCCGCCTGGACTCTGTCTGAGGACATGACCCTAGAGGCGATCGCCCAACAGGATTTCCTCGACCTCGTGGAAGCCCTGGAAGGGGAATTTGAACGGGAATTTGTCGGCCAATCCGTCGACAGCGACGGCGATCGCGTCCTCCTGGTGGGATTGCGCACCCAAAACGTCAGTGAAGCCGACTTTCAGGAACATCTCGCCGAAGTGGTGCGCCTCGTCGATACCGCTGGGGGGGTTGTCCTGCAAACCATCCAACAGGGGCGATCGCGGCCCCACCCCCAAACCGTCATCGGGTCCGGGAAAGTCGATGAACTGGCCCTGGCCGTACAAACCGTTGGCGCTAACCTAGTGGTGTTCGATCGCGACCTCTCCCCGGCCCAAGTCCGCAACCTGGAAAAACGCCTCGGGGTGCGAGTGGTCGATCGCACCGAAGTCATCCTCGATATCTTCGCCCAACGGGCCCAATCCCGGGCCGGAAAACTACAAGTCGAACTCGCCCAACTCGAATACAGTCTCCCCCGTCTCACGGGACAAGGTCAGAACATGTCCCGTCTCGGGGGCGGAATCGGCACCCGAGGCCCCGGTGAAACCCAACTGGAAACCGAACGACGGGCTATTAGCCAGCGCCTTTCCCGCCTACAACGGGAAGTCACCAACCTCCAGGCCCACCGGGCCCGAATGCGTCAACAACGCCAGGCCCAAGAGGTTCCCTCCATCGCCCTCGTCGGCTATACCAACGCCGGTAAATCCACCCTCCTCAACGTTCTAGCCAACTCCGACATCTATACCGCCGACCAACTCTTCGCCACCCTCGACCCCACCACTCGCCGCCTTAGCATTCAAGAAGATGTCACCCATGTGGTCCATAACTTAGTCCTAACGGACACCGTCGGCTTCATCCACGAACTCCCTCCGGCCCTAGTTGACGCCTTCCGGGCCACCCTCGAAGAAGTCACCGAAGCCGATGCACTCCTCCATCTAGTCGATTTATCCCATGGGGCCTGGCAGAATCAGATTCATTCCGTCATGGGAATCCTCTCAGAAATGCCCATCACCCCCGGTCCGATTCTCCTCGTCTTCAACAAAATTGACCAGGTGGACGGAGATACCTTGGAACTGGCCAAAGAAGAATATCCCCAAGCCACCTTCATCTCCGCCACCGCCGGCTTTGGCTTAGCCACCCTCCGCCAACGACTCCTGCAATTGGTGGACTATACCAAACATTGA
- a CDS encoding VOC family protein has translation MKISQDLAILDGNRSSSTPIMSETIFHLAFPVGNLDDTKAFYGDGLGCELGRESPQALIMNLYGHQLVAHVTSELLTPQQGIYPRHFGLVFPELEDWERLLNRAQERQLQFYQQPKHRFKGELTEHQTFFLQDPFNNLLEFKFYHHAEAIFGARQMSAVGDRPEK, from the coding sequence TTGAAGATTTCTCAAGACCTGGCTATCCTAGATGGCAACCGCTCATCCTCAACCCCCATTATGTCAGAGACCATCTTCCATTTGGCGTTTCCCGTCGGGAACCTAGACGATACCAAAGCCTTTTACGGAGACGGCTTAGGCTGCGAGTTGGGCCGGGAATCTCCCCAAGCCCTAATCATGAATCTCTATGGACATCAACTCGTCGCCCATGTCACCTCGGAACTGCTCACCCCGCAACAGGGCATCTATCCCCGCCATTTCGGCTTGGTGTTTCCTGAGTTAGAGGACTGGGAACGTCTCCTCAACCGCGCCCAGGAACGGCAACTTCAGTTCTATCAACAGCCGAAACACCGCTTTAAAGGGGAACTGACGGAACATCAAACCTTTTTCCTGCAAGATCCCTTTAACAATCTCTTGGAGTTTAAGTTCTATCATCACGCTGAAGCCATTTTTGGGGCGCGGCAGATGTCGGCGGTGGGCGATCGCCCTGAAAAGTGA
- the cobA gene encoding uroporphyrinogen-III C-methyltransferase — protein MGSLESRPQVSLGKVYLVGAGVGDAKYLTQRGRQVLAQAEVLIYDALADYRLLELVPDACLCLDMGKRGGQPSPTQGEIDRLLVAYCGQGRRVVRLKAGDPFIFGRSTSELRALRGANCPVEVVPGISSALAAPLLAGIPLTDNECSRGFGVFTGHDLAALDWLALARLPTVVFLMAGRNLGAICQELINHGKLPNTLVAMIRACGRPEQRVWTATLETIDRQTQGEKRSPTVIVIGEVVSLRDCFGETVMVASKMGLQGKTILVTRSTGQSSDFCDRLQGHGAIPLSTPALEIVPPSSWHAVDGAIAQLKQVDWLILTSSNGVEFFLDRLLALGQDLRSLAHLKIAVVGKKTAHVLKQRGLTPDFIPPDFIADSLVERFPESVEGKTLLFPRVETGGRDVLVRQFREAGAKVLEVPAYESRCPEQLDPQALAALRQGRVDVVTFASSKTVRNFAQLVERVGDISLEGVAIASIGPQTSRSCQQAWGRCDIEAKEFTIEGLEQALLHWAIA, from the coding sequence TTGGGTAGCCTGGAAAGCCGTCCGCAAGTGAGTCTGGGCAAAGTCTATCTCGTCGGCGCGGGGGTCGGCGATGCTAAGTATCTCACCCAGCGAGGGCGACAGGTTCTCGCTCAGGCTGAGGTGCTGATTTATGATGCTTTAGCGGATTATCGTTTATTAGAGTTAGTTCCTGATGCCTGTCTCTGTCTCGATATGGGCAAACGGGGAGGACAGCCAAGTCCTACTCAGGGAGAGATTGACCGGCTTCTGGTGGCCTATTGTGGTCAGGGTCGTCGGGTGGTGCGCCTCAAGGCGGGGGACCCCTTTATTTTTGGCCGTAGCACTTCCGAACTGCGGGCGTTACGAGGGGCAAACTGTCCCGTAGAGGTGGTTCCGGGGATTTCTTCGGCATTAGCGGCCCCGTTACTGGCGGGGATTCCTCTGACCGATAATGAATGCAGTCGCGGCTTTGGCGTGTTTACGGGTCACGACTTGGCCGCCTTGGACTGGCTGGCTTTGGCCCGCCTCCCAACTGTAGTATTTCTTATGGCGGGACGGAATCTGGGGGCGATTTGCCAAGAACTCATCAACCATGGCAAACTGCCCAACACACTGGTGGCGATGATTCGCGCCTGTGGCCGCCCGGAACAGCGGGTCTGGACGGCTACCCTAGAGACCATTGACCGACAGACTCAGGGAGAAAAACGGTCTCCCACGGTCATCGTTATTGGTGAGGTGGTGTCGTTGCGTGATTGCTTTGGAGAGACGGTTATGGTGGCATCTAAGATGGGATTACAGGGAAAAACGATTTTGGTGACGCGCTCGACGGGACAATCGAGTGATTTTTGCGATCGCCTCCAGGGCCATGGGGCAATTCCCCTCTCTACTCCCGCCCTAGAGATTGTGCCACCATCGAGTTGGCACGCTGTGGATGGGGCGATCGCCCAACTGAAGCAGGTGGATTGGCTCATTCTCACCTCCAGTAATGGGGTGGAATTCTTCTTAGATCGCCTCTTAGCCCTCGGGCAAGACCTGCGTAGCTTGGCGCACCTCAAAATTGCCGTTGTGGGCAAAAAGACGGCTCATGTGCTGAAACAGCGGGGCTTGACCCCGGATTTCATCCCTCCGGATTTTATTGCCGATTCCTTGGTAGAGCGGTTTCCGGAGTCGGTGGAGGGGAAAACCCTTCTCTTTCCTCGGGTGGAGACGGGGGGGCGCGATGTCCTGGTGCGTCAATTCCGAGAGGCGGGGGCTAAGGTTTTAGAAGTTCCCGCCTATGAGTCCCGCTGTCCTGAGCAACTAGACCCCCAGGCGTTGGCGGCCTTGCGTCAGGGAAGGGTGGATGTGGTGACCTTTGCCAGTTCTAAGACGGTGCGTAACTTCGCTCAGTTGGTTGAGAGAGTGGGGGATATTTCCTTAGAGGGAGTGGCGATCGCCTCCATCGGTCCCCAAACGAGCCGCAGTTGTCAGCAAGCCTGGGGTCGCTGCGACATCGAAGCTAAGGAATTTACCATTGAGGGCCTAGAACAGGCTCTACTCCATTGGGCGATCGCCTAG
- a CDS encoding DUF6972 family protein, whose product MIRENGSQTPLYYGEIKIVKTTGRYHAIPRTRPRRTG is encoded by the coding sequence ATGATTAGAGAAAATGGGAGCCAAACCCCTCTTTATTACGGTGAGATAAAAATTGTAAAAACAACCGGTAGATATCATGCAATCCCACGCACCCGTCCTCGACGAACAGGCTGA
- the hisB gene encoding imidazoleglycerol-phosphate dehydratase HisB: MQTSETRPQLTLPQRQASVSRKTGETDVQVSVNLDGTGQCHANTGIPFLNHMLHQIASHGLIDLEVNAVGDWEIDDHHTNEDVGITLGQALAQALSDRKGIVRFGHFVAPLDESLIQVALDFSGRPHLSYGLEIPTERVGTYDTQLVREFFVAIVNHAQLTLHIRQLDGLNSHHIIEATFKAFARSLRMAVEIDPRRASTIPSSKGVL, from the coding sequence ATGCAAACGTCCGAAACCCGTCCCCAACTCACCCTCCCCCAACGTCAAGCCAGCGTCTCCCGCAAAACTGGGGAAACCGATGTCCAAGTTAGCGTGAACCTCGATGGAACCGGCCAATGTCACGCCAACACCGGGATTCCCTTCCTCAACCACATGCTGCACCAAATCGCCTCCCATGGCCTGATTGATTTAGAAGTCAACGCCGTCGGGGATTGGGAGATTGATGACCACCATACCAATGAAGATGTGGGGATTACCCTCGGACAAGCCTTGGCCCAAGCCTTGAGCGATCGCAAAGGAATCGTTCGCTTCGGCCATTTCGTCGCACCCCTCGATGAATCCCTGATTCAAGTGGCCCTAGACTTCTCCGGACGACCTCATCTCAGCTATGGCCTCGAAATCCCCACGGAACGGGTGGGAACCTATGACACCCAACTGGTGCGAGAGTTCTTTGTCGCCATCGTTAACCACGCTCAACTCACCCTGCATATCCGCCAACTCGATGGCCTCAACTCCCATCATATTATTGAAGCTACCTTCAAAGCCTTCGCCCGATCGCTGCGCATGGCCGTGGAAATCGACCCCCGCCGGGCCAGTACCATCCCCAGTTCCAAAGGAGTTCTCTAA
- a CDS encoding type II toxin-antitoxin system VapC family toxin, whose product MGRLNLSPFSRIYLDTVVFIYAVEQAAGYQGLLANLWNQVESQNVTIVCSELIWTEILVVPLRQKNTILIDSYEALLSSPGIQLAPVTSPILKEAAQLRARVSSLRTPDAIHLATVKLSDCCQFVTNDKKLRSLLDFPVVILDDIIKDG is encoded by the coding sequence GTGGGACGGCTAAACTTATCACCCTTCAGCAGAATTTATTTAGATACGGTTGTTTTCATATATGCTGTTGAACAAGCAGCAGGCTATCAGGGGCTTTTAGCTAATCTATGGAATCAGGTGGAATCCCAAAATGTCACAATTGTTTGCAGTGAGCTGATTTGGACAGAAATTTTAGTTGTCCCCTTACGTCAGAAAAATACCATATTGATTGATTCCTATGAAGCTTTGCTTAGTAGCCCTGGAATTCAATTGGCTCCAGTCACTTCTCCAATTTTAAAAGAAGCGGCTCAATTACGGGCAAGGGTTTCTTCTCTGAGAACGCCTGATGCCATCCATCTTGCGACAGTCAAGTTATCGGATTGTTGCCAATTTGTGACGAATGATAAGAAGCTACGTAGTCTCCTCGATTTTCCTGTGGTCATTTTAGATGACATCATAAAGGATGGTTAG
- the hisH gene encoding imidazole glycerol phosphate synthase subunit HisH: MVQIAVVDYDMGNLHSACKGLEKAGATPIITDSPNVIAQAEAVVLPGVGSFDPAVEHLRSRHLVEPIQTAIAQGKPFLGICLGLQILFERSEEGTQPGLGIIPGVVRRFRHEPGITVPHMGWNALDFQQTGIPLWDNLPNPAWMYFVHSYYVDPADSSLKAATVTHGSQEVTAAIARDNLMAVQFHPEKSSTAGLQLLSNFVHLAEKAISVASV, translated from the coding sequence ATGGTTCAGATCGCCGTGGTCGATTACGATATGGGTAACCTCCACTCCGCCTGTAAGGGATTGGAGAAAGCCGGGGCAACCCCCATCATTACCGATTCCCCCAATGTCATCGCCCAAGCCGAAGCCGTTGTCTTACCCGGCGTCGGTTCCTTCGATCCGGCGGTGGAACATCTGCGATCGCGCCATCTCGTCGAACCCATCCAAACGGCGATCGCCCAAGGAAAACCCTTTCTCGGCATCTGTCTGGGCCTACAAATCCTCTTTGAACGTTCAGAAGAAGGAACACAACCGGGATTAGGCATTATCCCCGGAGTCGTGCGCCGCTTCCGTCATGAACCGGGAATCACTGTTCCTCATATGGGGTGGAACGCCCTCGACTTCCAACAAACTGGGATTCCCCTCTGGGATAATCTCCCCAACCCCGCCTGGATGTATTTCGTTCACTCCTACTACGTCGATCCCGCCGACTCCAGCCTTAAAGCCGCCACCGTCACCCACGGAAGTCAAGAGGTTACGGCGGCGATCGCCCGCGATAATCTCATGGCCGTGCAATTCCACCCCGAGAAATCCTCCACCGCCGGCCTACAACTTCTCTCCAATTTCGTCCATCTCGCCGAAAAAGCTATCTCCGTCGCTTCGGTTTAA
- a CDS encoding restriction endonuclease: protein MNRPSSKVIRSIVQGILKLDSQEKQELGRKYAFALGLSPGSRGSDGGMDGVGTVKGNRVYFQCRLTADKLGAPVADAIYGAAQREKADVIIVLAGVGYTKPTPSKPKAGFENCLRNRPGGDGFKLHLLTLSDIYEKNQVFDDALADLPSLRKITRKDWEDSE, encoded by the coding sequence ATGAACCGTCCTAGTTCTAAGGTGATTCGCTCGATTGTCCAAGGGATACTCAAGTTAGACTCTCAAGAGAAGCAAGAACTTGGGCGTAAATATGCCTTTGCTCTAGGCTTATCTCCTGGTTCCAGGGGATCCGATGGCGGGATGGATGGTGTGGGTACCGTCAAGGGCAATAGAGTATATTTTCAATGTCGGTTGACTGCGGATAAATTGGGTGCTCCGGTTGCCGATGCTATCTATGGTGCAGCGCAGAGAGAAAAAGCAGATGTGATTATCGTTTTAGCTGGAGTCGGATACACAAAACCAACTCCGTCAAAGCCAAAAGCTGGATTTGAAAATTGCTTGCGGAATCGCCCAGGTGGAGATGGCTTCAAGCTGCACTTGCTGACGTTATCGGATATTTATGAAAAGAATCAGGTGTTCGATGATGCACTTGCTGATTTACCGAGTTTAAGAAAAATAACTCGAAAAGATTGGGAGGATAGTGAATAA
- a CDS encoding AbrB/MazE/SpoVT family DNA-binding domain-containing protein, protein MVATVAKWGNSLALRIPQHILQEIELVEGAEVDLVVIDGNLVVKPRSR, encoded by the coding sequence ATGGTTGCAACAGTTGCCAAGTGGGGCAATAGTCTAGCCCTTCGGATTCCCCAGCACATTCTTCAGGAAATTGAGTTAGTTGAAGGTGCTGAAGTCGATTTAGTTGTGATTGACGGAAATTTAGTTGTCAAACCTAGATCTCGTTAA
- the arfB gene encoding alternative ribosome rescue aminoacyl-tRNA hydrolase ArfB, protein MLKISNKTSIPMNEIEMTAIRSSGAGGQNVNKVASAIQLRFDINASSMSPIHKSRLLKMRDRRITKDGVIVIKAQTHRTQEKNREDALNRLQKLLKSATITRPKRKPTKPSRNAKRRRLDQKKQRGQLKASRKNVDIPD, encoded by the coding sequence ATGTTAAAAATTTCCAACAAAACCAGCATCCCGATGAATGAAATCGAGATGACCGCCATTCGTTCAAGCGGTGCTGGTGGGCAAAATGTTAACAAAGTCGCCTCCGCGATTCAACTGCGATTTGACATTAACGCCTCCTCCATGTCGCCAATCCATAAATCGCGCTTGCTGAAGATGCGCGATCGCCGTATTACTAAAGATGGTGTAATTGTCATTAAAGCCCAAACCCACCGCACCCAGGAAAAAAACCGAGAGGATGCCCTCAATCGGCTGCAAAAGCTGCTCAAAAGTGCCACCATCACTCGCCCCAAACGTAAACCCACCAAACCGTCCCGCAATGCGAAGCGTAGGCGGCTTGACCAGAAAAAACAGCGAGGACAACTGAAAGCCAGCCGTAAAAACGTTGACATCCCAGATTAG